The following are from one region of the Syngnathus acus chromosome 10, fSynAcu1.2, whole genome shotgun sequence genome:
- the glra4a gene encoding glycine receptor, alpha 4a isoform X2 produces the protein MLPQVIRILYVLSFCFFQGGFIRLSSCKEEIKPSGRAPQHSPSDFLDKLMGRTSGYDARIRPNFKGPPVNVTCNIFINSFGSITETTMDYRLNVFLRQKWNDPRLAYSEYPDDSLDLDPSMLDSIWKPDLFFANEKGANFHEVTTDNKLLRIFQDGSVLYSIRLTLILSCPMDLKNFPMDIQTCTMQLESFGYTMNDLIFEWLSENPVQVADDLTLPQFVLKDEMDLGYCTKYYNTGKFTCIEVKFHLERQMGYYLIQMYIPSLLIVILSWVSFWINMDAAPARVGLGITTVLTMTTQSSGSRASLPKVSYVKAIDIWMAVCLLFVFAALLEYAAVNFVSRQHKEFIRLRKKQRQERIDEEMLRESRGFYFRGYGLGHCMQSKDGSAVEAPTVFGPQRPVTVHDGEFLHKRFVDRAKRIDTISRAVFPLSFLFFNIFYWVTYKVLRHEDIHANL, from the exons ATTGAGCTCCTGCAAGGAGGAGATAAAGCCCTCTGGCAGGGCACCACAACACTCGCCTTCCGACTTCCTGGACAAGCTCATGGGACGAACGTCGGGATACGATGCCCGCATCAGACCCAACTTCAAAG GCCCACCCGTGAATGTCACCTGCAATATTTTCATCAACAGCTTCGGCTCCATCACGGAAACCACCATG GACTACAGGCTCAATGTATTCCTACGACAAAAATGGAATGACCCCCGTCTGGCGTACAGTGAATACCCGGACGACTCGCTGGATCTGGATCCATCTATGCTGGACTCCATCTGGAAgcctgatttgttttttgccaatgAAAAGGGCGCCAACTTCCATGAAGTCACCACTGACAACAAGCTACTTAGGATTTTCCAAGATGGCAGCGTTCTGTACAGCATCAG GCTGACTCTCATCCTTTCCTGCCCCATGGACTTGAAGAATTTCCCCATGGACATTCAGACATGCACCATGCAGCTTGAGAGCT TCGGCTACACCATGAATGACCTGATCTTTGAGTGGCTTTCTGAGAATCCCGTCCAAGTAGCCGATGACCTCACCCTGCCCCAGTTTGTGCTTAAAGACGAGATGGATTTGGGCTACTGCACAAAGTATTACAACACAG GTAAATTCACCTGCATAGAAGTTAAGTTCCACCTGGAGCGCCAGATGGGCTACTACTTGATCCAGATGTACATCCCTTCGCTCCTCATCGTCATCCTCTCGTGGGTGTCCTTTTGGATCAACATGGACGCCGCCCCCGCCAGAGTGGGCCTGGGAATCACCACTGTACTCACCATGACCACACAGAGCTCCGGCTCACGGGCCTCCTTGCCAAAG GTGTCCTACGTGAAGGCCATTGACATTTGGATGGCGGTGTGTCTTCTGTTTGTGTTCGCCGCCCTACTGGAGTACGCAGCGGTCAACTTTGTCTCCAGGCAGCACAAAGAGTTCATTAGGCTGAGGAAAAAGCAGCGGCAGGAAAGAATC GATGAGGAGATGTTGCGGGAGAGCCGTGGTTTCTATTTCCGTGGTTACGGCCTGGGCCACTGCATGCAGTCCAAAGATGGCAGCGCCGTGGAGGCGCCCACTGTCTTCGGCCCACAGCGTCCCGTGACGGTGCACGACGGCGAGTTCCTCCACAAGCGCTTCGTGGACCGGGCCAAGCGTATCGACACCATCTCCAGAGCCGTCTTCCCATTAAGCTTCCTCTTCTTCAACATCTTCTACTGGGTCACATACAAAGTGCTGCGGCACGAGGACATCCATGCCAACTTGTAA
- the glra4a gene encoding glycine receptor, alpha 4a isoform X1 has protein sequence MLPQVIRILYVLSFCFFQGGFIRLSSCKEEIKPSGRAPQHSPSDFLDKLMGRTSGYDARIRPNFKGPPVNVTCNIFINSFGSITETTMDYRLNVFLRQKWNDPRLAYSEYPDDSLDLDPSMLDSIWKPDLFFANEKGANFHEVTTDNKLLRIFQDGSVLYSIRLTLILSCPMDLKNFPMDIQTCTMQLESFGYTMNDLIFEWLSENPVQVADDLTLPQFVLKDEMDLGYCTKYYNTGKFTCIEVKFHLERQMGYYLIQMYIPSLLIVILSWVSFWINMDAAPARVGLGITTVLTMTTQSSGSRASLPKVSYVKAIDIWMAVCLLFVFAALLEYAAVNFVSRQHKEFIRLRKKQRQERIELAQLKGSVESLRNVNVIPASDTTCRNVTEHCNACIRDEEMLRESRGFYFRGYGLGHCMQSKDGSAVEAPTVFGPQRPVTVHDGEFLHKRFVDRAKRIDTISRAVFPLSFLFFNIFYWVTYKVLRHEDIHANL, from the exons ATTGAGCTCCTGCAAGGAGGAGATAAAGCCCTCTGGCAGGGCACCACAACACTCGCCTTCCGACTTCCTGGACAAGCTCATGGGACGAACGTCGGGATACGATGCCCGCATCAGACCCAACTTCAAAG GCCCACCCGTGAATGTCACCTGCAATATTTTCATCAACAGCTTCGGCTCCATCACGGAAACCACCATG GACTACAGGCTCAATGTATTCCTACGACAAAAATGGAATGACCCCCGTCTGGCGTACAGTGAATACCCGGACGACTCGCTGGATCTGGATCCATCTATGCTGGACTCCATCTGGAAgcctgatttgttttttgccaatgAAAAGGGCGCCAACTTCCATGAAGTCACCACTGACAACAAGCTACTTAGGATTTTCCAAGATGGCAGCGTTCTGTACAGCATCAG GCTGACTCTCATCCTTTCCTGCCCCATGGACTTGAAGAATTTCCCCATGGACATTCAGACATGCACCATGCAGCTTGAGAGCT TCGGCTACACCATGAATGACCTGATCTTTGAGTGGCTTTCTGAGAATCCCGTCCAAGTAGCCGATGACCTCACCCTGCCCCAGTTTGTGCTTAAAGACGAGATGGATTTGGGCTACTGCACAAAGTATTACAACACAG GTAAATTCACCTGCATAGAAGTTAAGTTCCACCTGGAGCGCCAGATGGGCTACTACTTGATCCAGATGTACATCCCTTCGCTCCTCATCGTCATCCTCTCGTGGGTGTCCTTTTGGATCAACATGGACGCCGCCCCCGCCAGAGTGGGCCTGGGAATCACCACTGTACTCACCATGACCACACAGAGCTCCGGCTCACGGGCCTCCTTGCCAAAG GTGTCCTACGTGAAGGCCATTGACATTTGGATGGCGGTGTGTCTTCTGTTTGTGTTCGCCGCCCTACTGGAGTACGCAGCGGTCAACTTTGTCTCCAGGCAGCACAAAGAGTTCATTAGGCTGAGGAAAAAGCAGCGGCAGGAAAGAATC GAACTCGCCCAACTGAAAGGGAGTGTCGAGTCGTTGCGGAACGTGAACGTCATTCCTGCTAGCGATACCACCTGCAGGAATGTGACTGAGCACTGCAACGCCTGTATCAGG GATGAGGAGATGTTGCGGGAGAGCCGTGGTTTCTATTTCCGTGGTTACGGCCTGGGCCACTGCATGCAGTCCAAAGATGGCAGCGCCGTGGAGGCGCCCACTGTCTTCGGCCCACAGCGTCCCGTGACGGTGCACGACGGCGAGTTCCTCCACAAGCGCTTCGTGGACCGGGCCAAGCGTATCGACACCATCTCCAGAGCCGTCTTCCCATTAAGCTTCCTCTTCTTCAACATCTTCTACTGGGTCACATACAAAGTGCTGCGGCACGAGGACATCCATGCCAACTTGTAA